The following are encoded together in the Pseudomonas maumuensis genome:
- a CDS encoding alpha/beta fold hydrolase, with amino-acid sequence MRALLLFFLLLVSVPASFADARCDVHVPVQRVDLGELSLVYQSVGAPRDPALLLVMGLGGQLIHWPDDVVAALCRQGFRVIRYDNRDVGLSRWNQPPASASLTVELLRYKLGLPVSAPYSLTDMANDGVRLMDTLEIRQFHVLGVSMGGMIAQHIAAMAPGRVRSLTLVMSSSGAIGLPAPAPALVQLLARRGAPSREAAIEQQADLLAALGSPEVPDDRAALLEQAAVAYDRAFNPEGVKRQIMAILAEPSRVELLNQLRVPTLVVHGTADPLLPVMHGVHLAAHIRGSQLRLIPGLAHRFQERFKAPLLGAVLPYLQAHRQDVTHIARL; translated from the coding sequence ATGCGGGCTTTACTACTTTTCTTCTTGCTGCTGGTCAGCGTGCCGGCGAGTTTCGCCGACGCTCGCTGCGACGTCCACGTGCCGGTGCAACGCGTCGACCTGGGTGAGCTGAGCCTGGTCTATCAGAGCGTTGGCGCGCCCCGCGATCCAGCTTTGTTGCTGGTCATGGGCCTGGGCGGGCAGCTCATCCACTGGCCGGACGATGTGGTTGCGGCATTGTGCCGCCAGGGCTTTCGGGTGATCCGCTACGACAACCGGGATGTCGGCCTGTCGCGGTGGAACCAGCCGCCGGCTTCGGCGAGCCTGACCGTCGAGCTGCTGCGCTACAAGCTGGGGCTGCCGGTTTCGGCGCCTTACAGCCTCACCGACATGGCCAATGATGGCGTACGTTTGATGGATACACTCGAGATCCGCCAGTTTCACGTGTTGGGGGTGAGCATGGGCGGCATGATCGCCCAGCACATCGCCGCCATGGCGCCGGGTCGGGTGCGCAGCCTGACGCTGGTAATGTCCAGCTCGGGCGCCATCGGCCTGCCGGCCCCGGCGCCAGCGTTGGTGCAACTCCTGGCGCGGCGTGGCGCGCCGAGTCGTGAGGCGGCCATCGAGCAGCAGGCCGATCTGCTGGCGGCGTTGGGCAGCCCCGAGGTGCCTGATGACCGTGCCGCGCTGCTCGAGCAGGCCGCGGTGGCGTATGACCGGGCGTTCAACCCGGAGGGGGTCAAGCGCCAGATCATGGCGATCCTCGCCGAACCCAGTCGGGTCGAGCTGCTCAACCAGCTGCGGGTGCCGACGCTGGTGGTGCATGGCACTGCCGATCCGTTGCTGCCGGTAATGCACGGGGTGCATCTGGCTGCACATATCCGGGGCAGCCAGTTGCGGCTGATTCCGGGGCTGGCGCATCGCTTCCAGGAGCGATTCAAGGCGCCGCTGCTGGGGGCGGTCCTACCTTACCTGCAGGCGCATCGGCAGGATGTCACGCACATCGCCCGGCTTTAG
- the metR gene encoding transcriptional regulator MetR: MLEIRHLKTLHALREADSLVEAAERLHLTQSALSHQFKELEERLGLPLFVRKTKPIRFTSAGLRLLQLADATLPLLRGAERDIARLAGGTAGRLHMAIECHSCFQWLMPTIDQFRDAWPEVELDLASGFAFAPLPALARGDLDLVVTSDPVDLAGITYVPLFTYEAMLAVANQHPLAGKPYIVPQDLLDQTLITYPVERDRLDIFTRFLEPADIEPAAVRTSELTVMMMQLVASGRGVCGMPHWALHEYSSRGYVKGKRLGEKGLFATLYAAVRTDMLDAPYMRDFLLTAKDTSFATLDGVSAVR, encoded by the coding sequence GTGCTGGAAATCCGCCACCTGAAAACCCTTCATGCCCTACGCGAAGCCGACAGCCTGGTGGAGGCCGCCGAACGCCTGCATCTGACCCAATCGGCGCTGTCGCACCAGTTCAAGGAACTGGAGGAACGCCTGGGGCTGCCACTGTTCGTGCGCAAGACCAAGCCGATCCGCTTCACCAGCGCCGGCCTGCGCCTGCTGCAACTGGCCGACGCCACCCTGCCGCTGCTGCGCGGTGCCGAGCGCGATATCGCTCGCCTGGCCGGCGGCACCGCCGGGCGCCTGCACATGGCCATCGAATGCCATAGCTGCTTCCAGTGGCTGATGCCGACCATCGACCAGTTCCGTGACGCCTGGCCGGAAGTGGAGCTGGATCTGGCCTCTGGCTTCGCCTTCGCCCCGTTGCCGGCCCTGGCCCGTGGCGACCTCGACCTCGTAGTGACCTCCGACCCGGTGGACCTGGCCGGCATTACCTACGTGCCACTGTTCACCTACGAAGCCATGCTTGCCGTGGCCAACCAGCACCCACTGGCCGGCAAGCCATACATCGTGCCCCAGGACTTGCTCGACCAGACCCTGATCACCTACCCGGTGGAACGCGACCGCCTGGACATCTTCACCCGTTTCCTGGAGCCGGCCGACATCGAGCCGGCGGCGGTGCGCACCTCGGAGCTGACGGTGATGATGATGCAACTGGTGGCCAGCGGGCGTGGCGTGTGCGGCATGCCGCACTGGGCCCTGCACGAGTACAGCTCGCGGGGTTATGTGAAGGGCAAGCGCCTGGGCGAGAAAGGCCTGTTTGCCACGCTCTATGCGGCGGTGCGCACCGATATGCTCGATGCGCCGTACATGCGTGACTTCCTGCTGACCGCCAAGGACACCTCGTTCGCCACCCTCGACGGGGTCAGCGCGGTGCGTTGA
- a CDS encoding NUDIX hydrolase: MPKTIRIAAALLIDLQGRTLLVRKRDTLAFMQPGGKIDPGESPAQALVRELHEELGLHVDPAQAVHLGRFSAPAANEPGFEVQAELFRVECREAVVPAAEIEEVMWLASDQATDLDLAPLTRDLILPLWREGLNAPR, encoded by the coding sequence ATGCCCAAGACCATCCGAATCGCCGCCGCCCTGCTCATCGACCTCCAGGGCCGGACCCTGCTGGTACGCAAGCGCGATACCCTGGCCTTCATGCAGCCGGGGGGCAAGATCGACCCGGGCGAATCGCCGGCGCAGGCGCTGGTGCGTGAGCTGCACGAGGAGCTGGGGCTGCATGTCGATCCCGCCCAGGCCGTCCACCTGGGCCGCTTCAGCGCCCCGGCCGCCAACGAGCCGGGCTTCGAGGTCCAGGCCGAACTGTTCCGTGTCGAGTGCCGCGAGGCGGTAGTACCGGCGGCGGAAATCGAAGAGGTGATGTGGCTGGCTAGCGACCAGGCGACGGACCTGGACCTGGCGCCGCTGACCCGCGACCTGATCCTGCCGCTGTGGCGCGAGGGCCTCAACGCACCGCGCTGA
- a CDS encoding DEAD/DEAH box helicase: MNLPAQLHPVLDLFHPAVATWFRQRFATVTEAQARAWPLIHAGQSMLLAAPTGSGKTLSAFLAVLDELFRQGLQQGGELPAQTQVVYVSPLKALSNDIRLNLDAPLEGIGQQFAQLGLEAPRITTAVRTGDTPQKERAAMRKLAPHILVTTPESLYVLMGSASGRQGLASVHTVIVDEIHALAGNKRGCHLALTLERLQALAGRPLRRIGLSATQRPVERVAQFLVGHERPCAIVDIGHVRQRDLALEVPPVPLGAVMATDVWSLVYERLAVLAREHRTTLVFVNTRRLAERLTRHLGERLGNDAVAAHHGSLAKEHRLAAEQRLKAGELQVLVATASLELGIDIGDVDLVCQIASPGSIAAFLQRVGRSGHQVEGIPKGRLFPTSRDDLIECVALLDCVRQGELDALHIPHAPLDVLAQQIVAEVSNQPWSERALFDLLRQATPYAELDEGHYQALLRMLAEGYNGRQGVRGAYLHRDAVNGTLRGRRGSQLTALTSGGTIPETADYAVLLEPQALNIGSVNEDFAVESIAGDIFQLGNASYRILRVEPGRVRVEDAHGLPPTIPFWLGEAPGRSDELSAAVARLQQRLDQQLQAGDTQQVQAWLQATYELDEACASQLLDYLGRTWQVLGALPSQQTLVMERFFDESGGTQLIIHSPFGSRINRAWGLALRKRFCRTFNFELQAAASEDAIVLSLSTSHSFDLDEVWRYLNSRSAEAILIQALLDAPLFGVRWRWNAAVAMALPRYVGGRKVAPQIQRMKSEDLVASVFPDQLACLENIVGERQIPDHPLVEQTLDDCLHEAMDSEGWLELLRRMERGEVALLSRDLPAPSPLASAILNARPYTFLDDAPLEERRTQAVHNRRWSDVHSADDLGALDADAIAAVQAEAWPQARNPDEMHEALMSLGAMTEHEVDTNGAWRDLLQQLAKAGRACRLGTGEHSLWLARERQQALLTLYPDARLEPDMPLLPGYDAPVDSDTALTELLRCRLDGFGPMTLEQIATPLALKAGDCEQSLARLEGQGLVMRGHFSPGQTRLQWCERHLLARIHRYTVKRLRQEIEPVSLQDYLRFLFDWQHVSGETRLRGSQALPEVLAQLQGFPAAAGAWEGDLLPARIKDYSPHWLDEACRSGQWSWSRLAATLSASTLASTPLVLLPREHLGLWRSLTPTPDLQQLGARAQRVLQTLQEQGALFFDELAHEAHLLPSELESALQELVGSGLASADGFSGLRSLISPAARRKPRTSRRGHPALSSSMVHAGRWALLRRSTVTVDSDQRLEHVARSLLRRYGVVCWRLLERESDVLPPWRTLLRCYQRLEARGEIRGGRFIAGLAGEQFALPEAVGLLRQVRNRTPGGELVMVSGCDPLNLVGTLLPGTKVPAVAGNRLLYRDGVPVASRVAGKYLFAVEASASEQDRWRQLLLRDTAAQVQPLV, translated from the coding sequence ATGAATCTGCCCGCCCAGCTCCACCCGGTGCTCGACCTGTTCCACCCTGCTGTCGCCACCTGGTTCCGCCAGCGCTTTGCCACGGTCACCGAGGCCCAGGCCCGCGCCTGGCCGCTGATCCATGCCGGCCAGTCGATGCTGCTGGCCGCGCCGACCGGCTCGGGTAAGACCCTCAGTGCCTTTCTCGCGGTGCTCGACGAATTGTTCCGCCAAGGGTTGCAACAAGGCGGCGAGCTGCCCGCGCAAACCCAGGTGGTCTATGTGTCGCCGCTCAAGGCGCTGTCCAATGACATTCGCCTCAACCTCGACGCGCCGCTCGAGGGTATCGGCCAGCAGTTCGCACAACTCGGCCTCGAGGCCCCACGCATCACCACCGCCGTGCGTACCGGCGACACGCCCCAGAAGGAGCGCGCCGCCATGCGCAAGCTGGCGCCGCACATCCTGGTGACCACGCCGGAATCACTGTATGTGCTGATGGGCTCGGCCTCCGGTCGCCAGGGGCTGGCCAGTGTGCACACGGTGATCGTCGACGAGATCCACGCCTTGGCCGGCAACAAACGTGGCTGCCACCTGGCGCTGACCCTAGAACGTTTGCAGGCCCTCGCTGGCCGACCTTTGAGACGTATTGGCCTGTCTGCGACCCAGCGGCCGGTGGAGCGCGTGGCGCAGTTTCTGGTTGGCCACGAACGGCCCTGCGCCATCGTCGATATCGGCCATGTCCGCCAACGCGACCTGGCTCTGGAAGTACCGCCTGTGCCACTGGGCGCGGTCATGGCCACCGATGTCTGGAGCCTGGTCTACGAGCGCCTCGCGGTGCTCGCCCGCGAGCATCGCACCACGCTGGTGTTCGTCAACACCCGGCGCCTGGCCGAGCGCCTGACGCGTCACCTGGGCGAGCGCCTGGGCAACGACGCGGTCGCCGCCCATCACGGCAGCCTGGCCAAGGAGCATCGCCTGGCCGCCGAGCAGCGGCTCAAAGCCGGCGAACTGCAGGTGCTGGTGGCCACCGCGTCGCTGGAGCTGGGCATCGATATCGGCGATGTCGACCTGGTCTGCCAGATCGCCTCGCCGGGCTCGATCGCCGCGTTCCTGCAGCGGGTCGGACGCTCCGGCCACCAGGTCGAGGGCATCCCCAAGGGCCGCCTGTTCCCCACCTCGCGGGACGACCTGATCGAATGCGTGGCGTTGCTCGACTGCGTGCGCCAGGGCGAGCTGGACGCCCTGCACATCCCTCACGCACCGCTTGACGTGCTGGCTCAGCAGATCGTCGCCGAGGTCAGCAACCAGCCGTGGTCCGAACGCGCGCTGTTCGACCTGCTGCGCCAGGCCACGCCTTATGCCGAGCTGGACGAGGGCCATTACCAGGCCTTGCTGCGCATGCTCGCCGAGGGCTACAACGGCCGCCAGGGCGTGCGCGGCGCCTACCTGCATCGCGATGCGGTGAACGGCACCCTGCGTGGGCGTCGCGGCAGCCAGCTGACCGCGCTGACCAGCGGCGGCACCATTCCCGAGACGGCCGACTATGCGGTGCTGCTCGAGCCCCAAGCGTTGAACATCGGCAGCGTCAACGAGGATTTCGCCGTCGAGAGCATTGCCGGCGATATCTTCCAACTGGGCAACGCGTCGTACCGCATCCTGCGCGTCGAGCCTGGGCGGGTGCGGGTCGAGGACGCCCACGGCCTGCCACCGACCATTCCGTTCTGGCTCGGCGAAGCGCCTGGGCGCAGTGACGAACTGTCCGCCGCAGTGGCTCGGCTGCAGCAACGTCTCGACCAGCAATTGCAGGCCGGCGACACTCAACAGGTGCAGGCCTGGCTCCAGGCGACTTATGAACTGGACGAAGCCTGCGCCAGCCAACTGCTCGACTACCTTGGCCGTACCTGGCAGGTACTCGGCGCCCTGCCCTCGCAGCAGACGCTGGTGATGGAGCGCTTTTTCGACGAGTCCGGCGGCACCCAGCTGATCATCCACTCGCCCTTTGGCAGCCGTATCAACCGCGCCTGGGGCCTGGCCCTGCGCAAGCGCTTCTGCCGCACCTTCAACTTCGAACTGCAGGCGGCGGCCAGCGAGGACGCCATCGTGCTGTCCCTGTCCACCAGCCACAGTTTCGACCTGGACGAGGTGTGGCGCTACCTGAACAGCCGCAGTGCCGAAGCGATCCTGATCCAGGCGTTGCTCGACGCCCCGCTGTTCGGCGTGCGCTGGCGCTGGAATGCCGCGGTGGCCATGGCCCTGCCGCGTTACGTGGGCGGTCGCAAGGTGGCGCCGCAGATCCAGCGCATGAAGAGCGAGGACCTGGTGGCCTCGGTGTTCCCCGACCAGCTTGCCTGCCTGGAGAACATCGTCGGCGAGCGGCAGATCCCCGATCATCCATTGGTCGAGCAGACCCTCGACGACTGCCTGCACGAGGCCATGGACAGCGAGGGCTGGCTGGAGCTGCTGCGGCGCATGGAGCGCGGTGAAGTAGCCTTGCTCAGTCGCGATCTGCCGGCCCCCTCGCCGCTGGCCTCGGCGATACTCAATGCCCGCCCCTACACCTTCCTCGACGACGCGCCGCTGGAAGAGCGCCGCACCCAAGCCGTACACAACCGACGCTGGAGCGACGTGCACAGCGCCGACGACCTGGGCGCGCTGGACGCCGACGCCATTGCCGCGGTGCAAGCCGAAGCCTGGCCCCAAGCTCGTAACCCCGACGAAATGCATGAGGCGCTGATGAGCCTGGGGGCCATGACCGAGCACGAAGTAGATACCAATGGCGCCTGGCGCGACCTGTTGCAGCAACTGGCCAAGGCGGGCCGGGCCTGTCGCCTGGGTACGGGCGAACACAGTCTGTGGCTGGCCCGCGAGCGCCAGCAGGCGCTGCTGACGCTGTACCCGGATGCTCGCCTGGAACCGGACATGCCGCTATTGCCGGGCTATGACGCCCCGGTCGACAGCGATACCGCCCTCACCGAACTGCTGCGCTGCCGCCTCGATGGCTTTGGCCCGATGACGCTGGAGCAGATCGCGACACCTCTGGCGCTGAAGGCCGGGGACTGCGAACAGTCCCTGGCCCGCCTGGAGGGCCAGGGCCTGGTGATGCGCGGCCATTTCAGCCCCGGCCAGACGCGCCTGCAATGGTGCGAGCGGCACCTGCTGGCGCGCATTCATCGCTACACGGTCAAACGCCTGCGCCAGGAGATCGAACCGGTCAGTCTGCAGGACTACCTGCGCTTCCTGTTCGACTGGCAGCACGTGAGCGGCGAAACCCGTCTGCGTGGGTCGCAGGCGCTGCCCGAGGTGCTCGCCCAGCTGCAAGGTTTTCCCGCCGCCGCCGGGGCCTGGGAGGGCGACCTGCTGCCAGCGCGAATCAAGGACTACAGCCCCCACTGGCTCGATGAGGCCTGCCGCAGCGGCCAGTGGTCCTGGAGTCGGCTAGCGGCGACGCTATCGGCCAGCACCCTGGCCAGCACGCCCCTGGTGTTGCTGCCGCGCGAGCACCTGGGACTGTGGCGCAGCCTCACCCCCACGCCCGACCTCCAACAGCTGGGGGCCCGCGCGCAGCGAGTCTTGCAAACCTTGCAGGAGCAAGGCGCTTTGTTCTTCGACGAACTGGCCCATGAAGCCCACCTGTTGCCCAGCGAACTGGAATCGGCGCTGCAGGAACTGGTGGGCTCGGGCCTGGCCAGCGCCGACGGTTTCAGCGGCCTGCGCAGCCTCATCAGCCCCGCGGCCAGGCGCAAGCCGCGCACCAGCCGGCGCGGGCACCCAGCGCTGTCGAGCAGCATGGTCCATGCCGGGCGCTGGGCGTTGCTGCGCCGCTCGACCGTCACGGTCGACAGCGACCAGCGCCTGGAACATGTGGCCCGCAGCCTGCTGCGCCGCTATGGCGTGGTGTGCTGGCGCTTGCTGGAGCGCGAGAGCGATGTGCTGCCCCCGTGGCGCACACTGTTGCGCTGCTATCAGCGTCTCGAGGCGCGAGGCGAGATCCGCGGGGGGCGCTTCATTGCCGGGCTGGCGGGCGAGCAGTTCGCCCTGCCCGAAGCGGTAGGGTTGCTGCGCCAGGTGCGCAACCGCACGCCGGGCGGGGAACTAGTGATGGTCAGCGGCTGCGACCCTCTGAACCTGGTCGGCACACTGCTGCCGGGAACGAAAGTGCCGGCAGTGGCGGGCAATCGGCTGCTGTATCGCGACGGGGTGCCAGTCGCCAGTCGCGTGGCAGGGAAGTACCTGTTTGCGGTAGAAGCATCGGCCAGCGAACAGGACCGTTGGCGCCAGCTTCTGTTGCGCGATACAGCGGCGCAGGTTCAGCCCTTGGTCTGA
- a CDS encoding type B 50S ribosomal protein L31, producing MKAGIHPDYRPVLFHDTAADVYFLIGSTVHTDRTQVHSDGQTYPYVALDVSSASHPVYTGQQRKTTVEGRVAGFNKRFAGFQTKG from the coding sequence ATGAAAGCTGGCATTCACCCCGACTACCGCCCGGTGCTGTTCCACGATACGGCTGCCGATGTGTACTTCCTGATCGGTTCTACGGTGCATACCGACCGCACCCAGGTGCATAGCGATGGCCAGACGTATCCCTATGTCGCGCTGGATGTCTCCAGCGCTTCGCATCCGGTGTACACCGGGCAGCAGCGCAAGACCACGGTGGAAGGGCGGGTGGCCGGGTTCAACAAGCGCTTCGCCGGGTTTCAGACCAAGGGCTGA